A genome region from Hevea brasiliensis isolate MT/VB/25A 57/8 chromosome 7, ASM3005281v1, whole genome shotgun sequence includes the following:
- the LOC110653060 gene encoding 40S ribosomal protein S7 — MYTTKQKIHKDKDAEPTEFEESVAQAFFDLENTNQELKSDMKDLYINSAIQIDVAGNRKAVVIHVPFRLRKAYRKIHVRLVRELEKKFSGKDVILIATRRILRPPKKGSAAQRPRSRTLTAVHEAMLEDIVLPAEIVGKRTRYRIDGSKIMKVFLDPKERNNTEYKLDTFAAVYRKLSGKDVVFDYPGTEA; from the exons ATGTATACTACAAAGCAGAAGATTCACAAGGATAAGGATGCTGAACCCACTGAATTTGAGGAGTCTGTCGCACAG GCTTTCTTTGATCTGGAAAATACCAACCAGGAGCTGAAAAGTGACATGAAGGATCTCTACATTAATTCAGCGAT CCAAATTGATGTTGCTGGGAACCGGAAGGCTGTTGTTATCCATGTTCCTTTCAGATTGAGGAAAGCTTACAGAAAGATTCATGTTAGGCTTGTGAGAGAACTTGAGAAGAAGTTCAGTGGGAAG GATGTAATCCTTATTGCCACTAGGAGGATATTAAGGCCTCCAAAGAAAGGTTCAGCTGCTCAAAGGCCTCGCAGCCGCACGCTTACTGCTGTGCATGAGGCAATGCTGGAGGATATTGTACTGCCTGCTGAAATTGTTGGGAAACGCACCAGATATCGAATTGATGGGTCTAAGATAATGAAG GTTTTCTTGGACCCAAAGGAGCGAAATAACACAGAATACAAGTTAGATACTTTTGCTGCTGTTTACCGAAAGCTTTCAGGCAAAGATGTTGTGTTTGATTATCCAGGAACAGAGGCGTAA
- the LOC110650825 gene encoding uncharacterized protein LOC110650825 isoform X1 has product MEEGGGSGRHRRLSLLDQMSAIENRRELAGLTLDDVLASDKRPTVAVSHTPPQANRTLLDIIRDDEPHGSLFGNKDKKSWKAFRERLRLKRAGTGAGSAWTSSVPIPASDIPIQNSNYSFGNNINNPRSRNSMRFTTVSSPTSGESSHTEDSNDHSAVSSSGPQMSRRASSRFTTLTPSDSTRSDESSTNIHAVGGPPSRSFRPQMSRHNSIRPSESFLDSEEEPVREGRRRLGAALAEERALSAREAVAAQEAAEAEAAARAAAEAAAAAAAAEQEEEEEANGPADLGAAGAQPVRMSLMDLLEETDRQMGLEGSRYTMEDEDECEEEEEEDDEDGAADGIEHTCCVCMIRHKGAAFIPCGHTFCRLCSRELWVQRGNCPLCNGFILEILDIF; this is encoded by the coding sequence ATGGAAGAAGGTGGTGGTAGTGGTCGTCATCGGAGACTCTCGCTATTGGACCAAATGTCAGCAATTGAGAACCGCAGAGAACTTGCCGGCTTGACTCTGGATGACGTGTTGGCCTCTGACAAACGGCCAACGGTGGCGGTTTCTCATACGCCTCCTCAGGCGAACAGAACTCTTTTGGATATAATCCGCGACGATGAGCCTCATGGTTCCTTGTTTGGTAACAAGGACAAGAAGAGCTGGAAAGCCTTCAGAGAACGCCTTCGCCTTAAGCGCGCCGGCACCGGTGCCGGTTCTGCTTGGACCTCCTCCGTCCCGATTCCAGCCTCCGATATTCCTATCCAGAATAGCAACTATAGTTTTGGCAACAATATAAATAATCCCAGATCCCGCAATTCGATGCGTTTCACAACAGTCTCCTCCCCTACCTCGGGCGAGTCAAGTCACACGGAGGACTCCAACGATCATTCTGCCGTTTCGAGTTCCGGACCGCAAATGAGTCGCCGGGCATCCTCCCGGTTCACTACACTTACACCGTCCGATTCTACACGGTCTGATGAATCATCTACGAACATTCACGCGGTGGGAGGGCCTCCATCACGAAGTTTCAGACCGCAAATGTCGCGGCACAATTCAATTCGGCCCTCCGAGTCGTTCCTAGACAGTGAAGAAGAGCCGGTGCGTGAAGGTCGCCGCCGTCTAGGAGCGGCATTGGCGGAGGAGAGAGCATTGTCTGCGAGGGAGGCAGTAGCGGCGCAGGAAGCGGCAGAGGCGGAGGCAGCTGCTCGAGCAGCGGCTgaagctgctgctgctgctgccgcGGCGGAGCAAGAGGAAGAGGAGGAAGCTAATGGTCCGGCGGACCTAGGGGCTGCGGGGGCGCAGCCAGTGAGGATGTCATTAATGGACTTGTTGGAGGAGACAGATAGGCAGATGGGATTGGAGGGGTCCAGATACACAATGGAAGATGAAGATGAATgcgaggaagaggaagaagaagatgatgaagatgGAGCGGCTGACGGGATAGAGCACACATGCTGCGTGTGCATGATAAGGCATAAAGGTGCGGCATTTATCCCCTGCGGCCACACCTTTTGCAGGTTATGTTCAAGAGAGCTTTGGGTCCAAAGAGGTAATTGCCCTCTATGCAATGGGTTCATCTTGGAAATTCTTgatattttttag
- the LOC110650825 gene encoding uncharacterized protein LOC110650825 isoform X2, whose product MSAIENRRELAGLTLDDVLASDKRPTVAVSHTPPQANRTLLDIIRDDEPHGSLFGNKDKKSWKAFRERLRLKRAGTGAGSAWTSSVPIPASDIPIQNSNYSFGNNINNPRSRNSMRFTTVSSPTSGESSHTEDSNDHSAVSSSGPQMSRRASSRFTTLTPSDSTRSDESSTNIHAVGGPPSRSFRPQMSRHNSIRPSESFLDSEEEPVREGRRRLGAALAEERALSAREAVAAQEAAEAEAAARAAAEAAAAAAAAEQEEEEEANGPADLGAAGAQPVRMSLMDLLEETDRQMGLEGSRYTMEDEDECEEEEEEDDEDGAADGIEHTCCVCMIRHKGAAFIPCGHTFCRLCSRELWVQRGNCPLCNGFILEILDIF is encoded by the coding sequence ATGTCAGCAATTGAGAACCGCAGAGAACTTGCCGGCTTGACTCTGGATGACGTGTTGGCCTCTGACAAACGGCCAACGGTGGCGGTTTCTCATACGCCTCCTCAGGCGAACAGAACTCTTTTGGATATAATCCGCGACGATGAGCCTCATGGTTCCTTGTTTGGTAACAAGGACAAGAAGAGCTGGAAAGCCTTCAGAGAACGCCTTCGCCTTAAGCGCGCCGGCACCGGTGCCGGTTCTGCTTGGACCTCCTCCGTCCCGATTCCAGCCTCCGATATTCCTATCCAGAATAGCAACTATAGTTTTGGCAACAATATAAATAATCCCAGATCCCGCAATTCGATGCGTTTCACAACAGTCTCCTCCCCTACCTCGGGCGAGTCAAGTCACACGGAGGACTCCAACGATCATTCTGCCGTTTCGAGTTCCGGACCGCAAATGAGTCGCCGGGCATCCTCCCGGTTCACTACACTTACACCGTCCGATTCTACACGGTCTGATGAATCATCTACGAACATTCACGCGGTGGGAGGGCCTCCATCACGAAGTTTCAGACCGCAAATGTCGCGGCACAATTCAATTCGGCCCTCCGAGTCGTTCCTAGACAGTGAAGAAGAGCCGGTGCGTGAAGGTCGCCGCCGTCTAGGAGCGGCATTGGCGGAGGAGAGAGCATTGTCTGCGAGGGAGGCAGTAGCGGCGCAGGAAGCGGCAGAGGCGGAGGCAGCTGCTCGAGCAGCGGCTgaagctgctgctgctgctgccgcGGCGGAGCAAGAGGAAGAGGAGGAAGCTAATGGTCCGGCGGACCTAGGGGCTGCGGGGGCGCAGCCAGTGAGGATGTCATTAATGGACTTGTTGGAGGAGACAGATAGGCAGATGGGATTGGAGGGGTCCAGATACACAATGGAAGATGAAGATGAATgcgaggaagaggaagaagaagatgatgaagatgGAGCGGCTGACGGGATAGAGCACACATGCTGCGTGTGCATGATAAGGCATAAAGGTGCGGCATTTATCCCCTGCGGCCACACCTTTTGCAGGTTATGTTCAAGAGAGCTTTGGGTCCAAAGAGGTAATTGCCCTCTATGCAATGGGTTCATCTTGGAAATTCTTgatattttttag